One Flavobacterium sp. 90 DNA segment encodes these proteins:
- a CDS encoding T9SS sorting signal type C domain-containing protein, translating to MILISSTFTPQLYAQQGKVDITFNTFDDGLNGDGFDNTVRTLSLQSDENLIVGGDYLGLNGIPSTYLTRLKPDGTNDLSFSTGTGFNGKVYTTHIQPDGKILVGGSFTSYNGVSSGRLIRLNKNGTNDTSFNTSIAATTGIIYNICPQPDGKIIIVGSFTKYNNITANRIARLLPNGTLDPTFITGSGSSVIISNARVLASGKILISGNFLAFNGASKNKIARLNYDGSIDETFNIGTGFNDDVDAIAVQEDGKIILGGSFTTYNGIIANRIIRLNEDGTLDNSLLSGSGINGGAVQAIKIDASGRIMVGGSFAGLYNGNAINRVFLLNSNGTLNSDFDIESGPGSGSVLALINDSNGSWYIGGSFLTFDGQNQGRLVKVNPDGDHDSSYLSAGVGFDNSVLKILPLEDHKTMIFGSFTKFNGDPIFRIARLLENGFSDSSFNSNKSGANNLIKSAVLQTDRKIVFGGNFTKYNDVISNRITRVFPDGTIDPTFNIGSGFNSQIYAMAIQPDGKVIVAGNFTTYNGSTGVGRIIRLLSNGSRDNSFNTGLGADAIIEAILIQPDGKILAGGRFNSFNGNSFARLVRLNPDGSIDSGFNIDDGFDKNIYAIALQSDQKIIIGGSFLSYNKVAQKRILRLNSNGDLDTTFDSGTGFSKGEVRSILVQPDDRILVGGTFSGTYKNLPSQRFIRLLKNGDNDVSFDAPLNNTLFAMSFTSDYRVLIGGNFNSVSRIAKHRIARLKLCVDSTIWNGISWNNGKPSAGKEVFFKENFASLTTTNICSCSIDEGKTVTLLSGNTLGIEFSYVGLGTLVLEDSTSLYQSDDDMINTGIIHFKRKTNPVLRYDFTYWSSPVENQKLIDVSPNTLFDKYESYDSLTESWTFEKPSNIMIVGKGYVIRAPQNFSITERSVFEATFKGIPNNGKINADLGMEDSYNLVGNPYPSAINADVFLTNNDLQIKGALYFWTHNTPITNFKYTADDYATYNLLGGVGTAATTSVSNKTEPNGAIAAGQSFFLQSKDLGFVSFTNEMRIVGRNASFFKPANHNKESDQSTIEKHRFWLNLRNDEGAFKQILLGYIKGATNEFDDKYDALSMNGNPYADFYSIIENKKLVIQGRALPFTEKDSIVLGFKLGIEGNFNFSIDHKDGIFEKTNVFIEDKDLKTIHNLSQSPYFFNSSIGTFNERFIVKFTDKTLSIDNFEVQDNDVVVWKKDKMIFIIAKNQNINEVVVFDISGKSIYRKDKLDTNKLTIQNLFSAHQILFVKVRLENGNSIIKKIPF from the coding sequence TTGATTTTAATTAGTTCGACATTTACGCCACAACTTTATGCACAGCAAGGAAAAGTAGATATTACCTTTAACACATTTGATGATGGTTTAAATGGAGATGGTTTCGACAATACAGTCAGGACCTTATCGCTGCAATCAGATGAAAATCTAATAGTTGGTGGAGATTATTTAGGACTTAACGGAATACCAAGTACTTATTTAACCCGATTAAAACCTGATGGAACTAACGACTTAAGTTTTAGTACCGGAACTGGTTTCAATGGTAAAGTATATACAACTCACATTCAGCCTGACGGCAAAATACTGGTTGGCGGAAGTTTTACATCTTACAACGGTGTAAGTTCAGGAAGGTTGATTCGTCTAAATAAAAATGGAACAAACGACACATCCTTTAATACATCGATCGCGGCCACAACAGGTATTATCTATAATATTTGTCCACAACCAGACGGCAAAATTATTATTGTAGGCAGTTTTACAAAATATAATAATATTACAGCAAATCGAATTGCACGTTTACTTCCAAATGGAACCTTAGATCCTACTTTTATTACAGGTTCCGGTTCATCAGTAATTATCTCAAATGCCAGAGTTTTAGCCAGCGGAAAAATTCTGATTTCCGGAAATTTTTTAGCATTTAACGGCGCTTCAAAGAATAAAATTGCCCGTTTAAATTATGATGGAAGCATAGACGAAACCTTTAATATCGGAACTGGTTTTAATGATGATGTCGATGCAATAGCAGTTCAGGAAGATGGTAAAATTATTCTGGGCGGAAGCTTCACAACCTATAACGGAATTATAGCAAATCGGATCATACGTCTAAACGAAGACGGCACCTTAGACAATAGTTTATTATCAGGTTCGGGCATAAACGGAGGCGCTGTTCAAGCAATCAAAATAGATGCTTCAGGTCGAATAATGGTTGGAGGATCTTTTGCAGGCTTATATAATGGCAATGCAATTAATAGAGTTTTTCTTTTAAATTCTAATGGAACTCTAAATTCAGATTTTGATATAGAATCCGGACCAGGTTCAGGCTCTGTTTTAGCATTAATAAATGACTCAAATGGCTCTTGGTATATTGGAGGCTCTTTTTTAACTTTTGACGGGCAAAATCAAGGCAGATTAGTAAAAGTTAACCCAGACGGAGATCATGATAGTAGTTACCTGTCTGCAGGAGTTGGTTTTGATAATTCGGTTTTAAAAATTTTGCCATTAGAAGATCATAAAACAATGATTTTTGGAAGTTTTACCAAATTTAATGGTGACCCAATTTTTAGAATCGCCCGACTTTTAGAGAACGGATTTTCTGATTCATCTTTTAATTCCAATAAATCGGGAGCAAATAATCTCATAAAATCTGCCGTATTACAAACAGACAGGAAAATTGTTTTTGGAGGAAACTTTACGAAGTATAACGATGTAATCTCCAATCGGATTACCAGAGTTTTTCCGGATGGAACAATTGATCCTACTTTTAATATCGGATCCGGATTTAATAGTCAGATATATGCAATGGCAATTCAGCCAGATGGAAAAGTAATTGTTGCAGGCAATTTTACCACTTATAATGGTTCAACTGGAGTGGGAAGAATCATTAGATTATTATCAAATGGCTCTCGTGATAATAGCTTTAATACAGGTCTTGGTGCTGACGCTATTATTGAGGCGATTTTAATTCAGCCTGACGGAAAAATTTTGGCAGGAGGAAGATTTAATAGTTTTAATGGGAATAGTTTCGCTCGTTTAGTCCGTTTAAATCCCGACGGAAGTATTGATTCCGGTTTTAATATTGACGATGGTTTCGATAAAAATATATATGCGATCGCACTACAATCTGATCAGAAAATAATCATTGGAGGTTCTTTTTTAAGCTATAATAAAGTTGCACAAAAACGAATACTTCGGCTAAATTCTAATGGTGATTTAGATACTACATTTGATTCAGGTACAGGTTTTAGCAAAGGAGAAGTTCGCAGTATTCTTGTTCAGCCCGATGATAGAATTCTCGTAGGAGGAACTTTCTCAGGAACCTACAAAAATTTGCCTTCTCAGCGATTTATACGTTTGTTGAAAAATGGCGATAATGATGTCTCTTTTGATGCTCCTTTGAACAATACTCTTTTTGCAATGAGTTTTACATCAGATTACAGAGTATTAATTGGAGGGAATTTTAATTCTGTTTCCAGGATTGCAAAACATAGAATTGCACGTCTCAAACTCTGCGTTGATTCTACAATCTGGAATGGTATTTCCTGGAATAATGGAAAGCCATCAGCAGGTAAAGAAGTGTTTTTTAAAGAAAATTTTGCTTCGTTGACAACTACAAATATTTGTAGTTGCTCAATTGACGAAGGAAAAACAGTAACGTTATTAAGTGGTAATACTTTAGGAATTGAATTTTCATATGTAGGTTTAGGAACGTTAGTTTTAGAAGATTCAACAAGTTTATATCAATCAGACGATGATATGATAAATACAGGAATTATTCATTTTAAAAGAAAAACAAACCCAGTCTTAAGATATGATTTTACTTATTGGTCTTCTCCCGTTGAAAATCAAAAATTGATTGATGTTTCTCCAAATACGTTATTCGATAAATATGAGTCTTATGATAGTTTAACAGAAAGCTGGACATTCGAGAAGCCTTCCAATATCATGATTGTAGGCAAAGGATATGTTATTAGAGCGCCACAGAATTTTTCAATTACAGAACGATCTGTATTTGAAGCTACTTTTAAAGGGATTCCAAATAATGGGAAAATTAACGCTGATTTGGGAATGGAGGACAGTTATAATTTAGTTGGAAATCCCTATCCGTCGGCAATTAATGCAGATGTTTTTTTGACGAATAATGACTTACAAATAAAAGGAGCACTGTATTTCTGGACTCATAATACGCCAATAACCAATTTTAAATATACAGCTGATGATTATGCAACTTATAATTTGCTTGGAGGTGTTGGCACAGCCGCAACAACTTCTGTTTCTAATAAAACAGAGCCGAATGGTGCGATTGCAGCAGGACAATCCTTTTTTCTGCAAAGTAAGGATTTAGGATTTGTCAGTTTTACAAACGAAATGAGGATAGTAGGAAGAAATGCAAGTTTTTTTAAGCCGGCAAATCACAATAAAGAATCAGATCAAAGCACGATTGAAAAACATAGATTTTGGTTGAATCTAAGAAATGATGAAGGTGCATTTAAGCAAATTTTATTGGGTTATATAAAAGGAGCAACCAACGAGTTCGATGATAAGTATGATGCTTTAAGTATGAACGGAAATCCGTATGCTGATTTCTACAGTATTATCGAAAACAAAAAATTAGTAATCCAGGGACGTGCTTTGCCTTTTACTGAAAAAGATTCTATCGTATTAGGTTTCAAATTAGGAATCGAAGGTAATTTTAATTTTAGCATTGATCATAAAGACGGAATTTTTGAGAAAACAAATGTTTTTATTGAAGATAAAGATTTGAAGACCATTCATAATTTATCTCAATCGCCCTATTTTTTTAATTCTTCAATAGGAACTTTTAATGAACGTTTTATAGTAAAATTTACTGATAAAACATTAAGTATTGATAATTTTGAAGTTCAGGACAATGATGTTGTAGTTTGGAAAAAAGATAAAATGATTTTTATTATTGCCAAAAATCAAAATATAAATGAAGTTGTTGTTTTTGATATTTCCGGAAAAAGTATCTACAGAAAAGATAAATTGGATACAAATAAATTAACCATTCAGAATTTGTTTTCAGCACATCAAATTTTATTTGTAAAAGTGAGATTGGAAAATGGAAATTCGATAATAAAAAAAATACCTTTTTAA